From the genome of Altererythrobacter sp. BO-6:
GGCATCCACCGGCTTGGGTGGGCGGGTGACGCCGCCATGGCGATGCACGCCGACTTCGTGCTCGCGCTCGATCGCGGCGAGCACATCAGCGAGGTCGTTATCGAATCCTTCCATCGCTTCGGTCGACTTGGGCCGGATGTTGAAGCGCAACACTGCGTGGTCGGGCACGACATTGTTCGCGGCGCCGCCTTCCAGCTTGGCCGGATTGATGGTCAGGTCCTCGCGCTCCATGCTTTTGAGGCGCAGGATCAAATCGGCTGCTGCGACGATCGCGTTGCGCCCTTCGTGCGGATTTCGCCCGGCGTGCGCGCTCTTGCCGGTGAAGGTGATCGAGTAATTGCCGGTGCCGCCGCGTGCATGCGCCAGCGTGCCATCGGGCAGGGCGGCAGGTTCATAGGTCAGCGCGGCAAGCTTGCCCTGCGCCAGCTCGGCGATCAGCGTCGCGGACGCAAGCGACCCGGTTTCCTCGTCCGAATTGATCATCACGTCATAGCCGAGCGTGCCCAGTGCGCCGCTTTCCTCCGCCGCCACGAGCGCATGGAGCATCACTGCGATGCCGCCCTTCATGTCGGCGACACCCGGCCCGTTGAGCGTCTCCTCATCGAGCCACTGCTGGTTCTGGAAGGTATGATCGGCCGGGAACACCGTGTCCATGTGCCCGGTCAGCAGGATCCGGCGGTTCGCTTGCGGGCGCACCCGCAGCACAAGATGCCGGCCGTGCGGCTTCTCGTACTCGCGGCCATTCGCGTCGATCGCTGTCACGGGCGCCGGATCGACCAGTTCGATCTCGCCCGGCAGCGCGGCAAAGGCCTCGGCCAGCGCATCCGCCTGCGTCGCCAGCCCGGAAAGATTCGCTGTACCTGTGTTGATCGCGCTCCACACCTGCACCTGTTCGAGCATGGCGGGCGCATCAATCCGCTCGATCAGCGCTGTATGAAGGGCTTGCGATTGTTGCATGTGCAACCGCTCTAGCCGCGCCGTAGCGTCAGGCCAAGCCGTCTGCGCAACTCATCCCAAAGTGCGGTTGCAATTGGCTTTTGCATTGGCCATAGCCCGCTCCTCTCCTCCCCAGGAACACATCGACGAACCGCTTGCCAGGTGTCGGCAGGCCTAGCTGTGCGAGGAATCTGTGAGCGAATTTGCAAATCGTGCCGGGATCGGGATCGATCCGCGTCTGGCGACCTTCCTGGAAAGCGAAGTGCTGGGGCCACTGGGCCGTGATGTCGATGCTTTCTGGCGCGGATTTGCGGAGCTGCTGGCTGATTTTGCGCCGCGTAATCGCGCGCTGCTGGCCAAGCGTGACGAACTGCAGGCACAGATCGACGCGTGGCATGTCGAGCGCGCTGGGAGACCACACGATGCGGCGGCCTACAAGGCGTTCCTGACCGAAATCGGCTATCTCGTGCCAGAGCCCGGCGACTTCACCATCGGCACGCAGAACGTCGATCCTGAAATCGCCACCATGGCCGGCCCGCAGCTGGTGGTGCCGGTGCTGAATGCGCGTTTCCTGCTCAACGCCGCCAATGCGCGCTGGGGCAGCCTGTACGATGCATTCTACGGTACCGACGCGCTCGATGCGCCGCCTGCACGGCCCGGCGGCTATGACGAGGATCGCGGCGCAGCGGTGATCGCGCGCGGGCGCGAATTCCTGGATCAGGCGCTTCCTCTGGTGGATCAGAGCTGGGCTGACCTGAAGGACGAGCACGACGGCAAACTGCAGGATGAGAGCCAGTATGTCGGCAAGACCGACAAGGGTTTGCTGTTCGTAAACAACGGCTTGCACATCGAAGTTGTGTTCGACCGCGCGCATCCGGTGGGCAAGACCGACAAGGCCGGGATCGCTGACATCATCTGCAGATCCGCGCTGACGACC
Proteins encoded in this window:
- a CDS encoding hydrolase; its protein translation is MQQSQALHTALIERIDAPAMLEQVQVWSAINTGTANLSGLATQADALAEAFAALPGEIELVDPAPVTAIDANGREYEKPHGRHLVLRVRPQANRRILLTGHMDTVFPADHTFQNQQWLDEETLNGPGVADMKGGIAVMLHALVAAEESGALGTLGYDVMINSDEETGSLASATLIAELAQGKLAALTYEPAALPDGTLAHARGGTGNYSITFTGKSAHAGRNPHEGRNAIVAAADLILRLKSMEREDLTINPAKLEGGAANNVVPDHAVLRFNIRPKSTEAMEGFDNDLADVLAAIEREHEVGVHRHGGVTRPPKPVDARAQALFDLVKACGEELGQPIRWQSSGGVCDGNNIAACGVPVVDTMGVRGGAIHSPQEFLIVPSLAERAALSALVITRIANGEFH